From Xenopus laevis strain J_2021 chromosome 7L, Xenopus_laevis_v10.1, whole genome shotgun sequence, one genomic window encodes:
- the LOC108695683 gene encoding putative DBH-like monooxygenase protein 2, translated as MTVRGRKDSTLLRWGVDRQNQEIVLEIQVPRASWVALALNSEGSLTGSDVVIGGWNGDTETFFYDAYIDSQWPPTKDDFQDYEFLELRRNETHSVLRVWRKWFTCDPQDFAFEAQKDKHSGEGGLQNLLLPQVVEGQDRPLMCSDYTPPFHILPMPLDCTTYVTAYFGDRQDLQDGAKNAFSRSIYFMEVKSEVNLPANLLYYDIKMNDYLIPEQDTTYACTFIPLPQVATKHHIVKYEVNIDPKSEGIVHHILIYACDNNMEIIPEPGYCHGGDSRYFQCMNVLFGWAVGGEDYYFPENAGVSIGTKDDPQYVRYEIHYSNFDGISGIKDNSGIRILYTPEVRKYDAGVLMLGVFTFPIQFIPPGSKNFRSYGLCDTKLIPQLLDEPPEDLIASSFLLHAHLTGHGLRLLHYRNGTLIGSLGQDNSYDFGFQQIRYFPEAITIKMGDQIVVECTGNTMDRDSVTYGGPSSLNEMCLGFIFYYPYIPIAACWSYYDLHHVIEALGMDPVERIGISLNK; from the exons ATGACGGTTCGGGGTCGAAAAGATTCTACTCTTTTAAGATGGGGGGTCGATAGACAAAATCAGGAGATTGTGTTGGAGATTCAGGTTCCAAGAGCATCATGGGTGGCTTTGGCTTTGAATTCTGAAGGGTCTCTGACAGGCTCGGATGTTGTCATTGGAGGCTGGAATGGAGACACAGAAACATTTTTCTAT GATGCCTATATTGATTCACAATGGCCCCCAACAAAGGATGATTTCCAGGACTATGAGTTCCTAGAGTTGAGGAGGAATGAGACCCACAGTGTCCTCAGAGTGTGGCGCAAGTGGTTTACTTGTGACCCACAGGACTTTGCCTTTGAG gcgcaaaaagatAAGCACTCGGGGGAGGGGGGACTGCAGAacctgctgctgcctcaggtggtggagggccaggatcgccccttaATGTGCAGTGATTATACCCCGCCATTCCATATTTTACCAATGCCCCTG GATTGTACCACATATGTTACTGCATATTTTGGAGACCGTCAGGATCTGCAGGATGGAGCAAAAAACGCCTTCTCCAGGTCCATATATTTTATGGAGGTAAAGTCTGAAGTTAATCTGCCCGCCAACCTCCTTTACTACGATATAAAGATGAACGAT TATCTGATCCCAGAACAGGACACCACCTATGCCTGCACCTTCATTCCATTGCCTCAAGTTGCAACAAAACATCACATTGTAAAG TATGAGGTGAATATTGATCCCAAGAGTGAAGGCATTGTCCATCACATTCTGATTTACGCCTGCGATAACAACATGGAGATTATCCCTGAGCCTGGATACTGCCATGGGGGAGACAGCCGCTATTTCCAGTGCATGAATGTCTTGTTTGGATGGGCTGTCGGGGGAGAG gactattattttccagaaaatgctGGTGTGTCTATTGGTACCAAGGATGACCCTCAGTATGTTCGATATGAAATCCATTACAGCAACTTTGATGGAATCTCAG GAATTAAGGATAACTCTGGAATAAGGATTTTGTACACCCCAGAAGTACGTAAATACGATGCAGGCGTCCTAATGTTGGGGGTCTTCACTTTTCCCATTCAGTTCATCCCACCCGGATCAAAGAACTTTAGAAGCTATGGCCTCTGTGACACTAAATTGATTCCACAG CTTTTAGATGAACCGCCGGAGGATCTGATCGCTTCTTCTTTCCTTCTACATGCCCACCTGACGGGACACGGCCTACGTTTGCTGCATTATAG GAATGGGACTCTCATTGGCAGTCTTGGGCAGGATAATTCCTATGATTTTGGTTTCCAACAAATCCGATATTTCCCTGAAGCTATTACTATAAAAATG GGAGACCAGATTGTGGTTGAATGCACAGGGAACACGATGGACAGAGATTCTGTGACTTAT GGGGGTCCCAGCTCTCTGAATGAGATGTGCctaggatttattttttattatccataTATTCCTATCGCTGCTTGCTGGAGCTACTATGACCTTCACCACGTGATTGAGGCATTGGGTATGGATCCAGTGGAGAG GATTGGCATTTCCCTGAATAAGTAG